A window of Castanea sativa cultivar Marrone di Chiusa Pesio chromosome 1, ASM4071231v1 contains these coding sequences:
- the LOC142630695 gene encoding F-box/kelch-repeat protein At3g27150, translating to MSQGKEIEGEEERENLCTDDSKHGSVKGGLLAMDLDSSSCIYSHSPPPRKIRVGPWDGSTSSRVGGSSGGEPQDADYSVVASLSEELEALILARVPRSEYGKFSIVNKMFLTLVKSGEVYKIRKEIGFKEPSVFMLACGETSWRACDRQFGSCRKLPILPSDICFSSGDKESVCAGTHLIVSGKEYDGVVIWRYELASNKWFKGPNMKNPRCLFASATCGTCAFVAGGIGMESNWKALSSAEKYNPETKSWESLPGMHKKRKLCSGCYMDNKFYVIGGTDEEGKGLTCAEAFEEQRNNWDLIPNMLKDSPVQSSQSPPLVAVVNNELYSLEASSNELKVYIKGSNSWKNLGPVPVRADVARGWGVAFKSLGDELLVIGTSTNSVHGMTIYTCSPEPQADKLHWRAIEGCTNQLSPFILNCSVMVA from the coding sequence ATGTCCCAAGGTAAAGAAATAGAGGGTGAAGAAGAAAGGGAGAATTTGTGTACAGATGATAGCAAGCATGGTAGTGTGAAAGGAGGTCTTCTTGCCATGGACTTGGATAGTAGCAGTTGCATATATTCTCATAGTCCCCCACCAAGAAAGATTAGAGTTGGTCCATGGGATGGATCAACTTCTTCGAGGGTTGGTGGTTCCTCAGGTGGTGAACCTCAGGATGCAGATTATTCCGTTGTTGCTTCACTGAGTGAGGAATTAGAGGCTCTTATCTTGGCCAGGGTTCCTAGATCAGAATACGGGAAGTTCTCTATTGTGAACAAGATGTTTTTAACTCTTGTGAAGAGTGGTGAGGTATATAAGATTAGGAAGGAAATTGGGTTTAAAGAACCTTCTGTTTTCATGTTGGCTTGTGGGGAGACTAGTTGGAGGGCATGTGACAGGCAATTCGGGTCTTGTAGAAAGCTTCCAATCTTACCATCAgatatttgtttttcatctggGGATAAGGAGTCAGTTTGTGCTGGGACTCATCTCATTGTTTCAGGCAAAGAATATGATGGTGTTGTTATTTGGAGGTATGAATTGGCATCAAACAAATGGTTCAAGGGTCCCAATATGAAGAATCCAAGGTGTTTGTTTGCATCTGCCACATGTGGTACTTGTGCTTTTGTTGCTGGTGGCATTGGAATGGAGTCTAATTGGAAAGCTTTGAGCTCAGCTGAGAAATATAATCCAGAGACCAAATCATGGGAATCCCTTCCAGGTATGCACAAGAAGAGGAAACTTTGCTCAGGTTGTTACATGGATAATAAGTTCTATGTGATTGGAGGGACAGATGAGGAAGGGAAAGGTCTAACTTGTGCAGAAGCATTTGAAGAGCAGAGAAACAACTGGGACTTGATCCCAAACATGTTAAAAGATTCACCAGTCCAAAGTTCCCAATCTCCACCTCTTGTTGCTGTTGTCAACAATGAGCTCTACTCACTTGAAGCTTCTTCAAATGAGCTCAAGGTGTACATAAAGGGCAGCAATTCATGGAAGAACTTGGGACCAGTCCCAGTAAGAGCTGATGTTGCTAGAGGATGGGGAGTAGCATTCAAGTCTCTAGGTGATGAGCTACTTGTCATAGGTACATCCACTAATTCAGTCCATGGCATGACTATATACACATGCAGCCCAGAACCACAAGCTGATAAATTGCATTGGAGGGCTATTGAGGGTTGCACAAACCAGCTCAGCCCCTTCATTTTAAATTGCTCTGTCATGGTAGCCTGA